In one window of Scylla paramamosain isolate STU-SP2022 chromosome 36, ASM3559412v1, whole genome shotgun sequence DNA:
- the LOC135090969 gene encoding uncharacterized protein LOC135090969, whose product MTSEASTKWCTGHCPCSQHRNVRHCLVWNYTILPDTRRAKSLGYRIFKVRQFISSHRPVTMASSTSVNEKSCHWDRKETLLLIELYRQNPCLWNVKSTVYKDRNKRVAAINEITAGLNRNGLSVTASEVKKKIESIRSQYRRELRKQEKSKKSGAGADDIYTPILWCFDDLCFLNDGDSKRESVSSMDSQVSLVPEEVSDHEIFNDPILQQNEDGSVTHTTPTPVTPVPSTSHDNVPPATPESSRIQTQTTRGRKRSLLTDERHEVLEEALHQLKELSRSEKDSDEESAFGDVVTNDLRKMNVENRIHAQKLISEVLYLGKLGKLTFSSKVVG is encoded by the exons ATGACGTCAGAAGCGAGCACCAAGTGGTGTACCGGACATTGTCCGTGTTCGCAGCATCGAAACGTCAGACACTGTCTGGTGTGGAATTATACGATACTGCCAGACACTCGACGAGCAAAGTCACTTGGTTACAGGATTTTCAAAGTCCGTCAGTTCATTAGTTCTCATCGTCCTGTGACCATGGCCAGCAGTACCTCAGTCAATGAGAAGAGTTGCCACTGGGACAGAAAAGAGACCCTGCTACTAATAGAACTATACCGGCAGAATCCATGCCTATGGAATGTAAAGTCTACTGTGTACAAGGATAGGAACAAACGTGTCGCGGCCATTAATGAAATAACGGCAGGACTGAATAGAAATGGATTATCTGTTACTGCTtctgaagtgaagaaaaaaatagaatccaTCCGTAGTCAATATAGGAGAGAACTACGAAAACAGGAGAAATCAAAGAAGTCGGGGGCTGGTGCTGACGACATTTACACCCCCATATTATGGTGTTTTGATGACCTCTGCTTCCTCAACGATGGCGACAGCAAGAGAGAATCCGTGTCAAGTATGGATAGCCAAGTGTCTCTTGTGCCTGAAGAAGTGTCTGATCATGAG ATTTTCAATGATCCTATACTTCAACAAAATGAAGATGGTTCTGTAACCCATACAACACCAACGCCTGTCACACCTGTCCCAAGTACATCGCATGATAATGTACCACCTGCAACGCCTGAGTCTTCACGCATTCAGACTCAAACTACCCGAGGGAGAAAAAGGTCTTTACTCACTGACGAGAGGCATGAGGTGCTTGAAGAAGCGCTTCATCAACTGAAAGAATTATCTCGATCGGAGAAGGATAGCGATGAAGAAAGTgcttttggtgatgttgttacCAATGATTTGCGAAAGATGAATGTAGAAAATAGGATCCATGCACAGAAACTAATTTCTGAGGTACTTTATCTGGGGAAATTAGGGAAGCTCACCTTTTCATCCAAGGTTGTTGGCTAA